In Pantoea cypripedii, the following proteins share a genomic window:
- the motA gene encoding flagellar motor stator protein MotA, translated as MLIILGYIVVLGSVLGGYMLVGGHLGALYQPSELLIIGGAAIGAFFVGNNGKAIKKTLKALPLLMRGSKYNKAVYMDLMALLYRLMAKSRQQGMLSLERDIEDPSQSEIFANYPRILADKQLVDFITDYLRLMVSGNMNAFEIEALMDEEIETYEHECEVPAQSLSAVGDGLPAFGIVAAVMGVVHALASADRPAAELGALVAHAMVGTFLGILLAYGFISPLASVLRQKCAESTKMMQCIKVTLLSSLNGYAPQIAVEFGRKTLYSTDRPSFQELEEHVRNAKNPAKQTSDEAS; from the coding sequence GTGCTAATTATTCTGGGTTATATCGTAGTCCTCGGGTCCGTGTTAGGCGGCTACATGTTGGTCGGCGGACATCTGGGGGCGCTTTATCAGCCGTCGGAGTTGCTGATAATAGGGGGCGCCGCAATTGGTGCTTTTTTCGTCGGTAACAATGGCAAGGCAATTAAAAAGACCTTAAAAGCATTGCCTTTGTTAATGCGCGGCTCAAAATATAACAAAGCCGTTTACATGGATTTAATGGCATTGCTTTATCGCCTGATGGCGAAATCACGTCAGCAGGGGATGTTGTCGCTGGAGCGTGATATTGAAGATCCCAGCCAGAGTGAAATTTTCGCTAACTATCCGCGCATTCTGGCCGATAAACAGCTCGTGGATTTTATTACCGATTATTTGCGTTTAATGGTCAGCGGAAATATGAACGCATTCGAAATCGAAGCGTTGATGGATGAAGAGATTGAAACCTACGAGCACGAATGCGAAGTGCCAGCGCAAAGCTTATCCGCGGTCGGTGATGGCTTGCCTGCGTTTGGTATCGTCGCCGCAGTAATGGGCGTGGTACACGCACTGGCGTCGGCGGATCGCCCGGCGGCAGAACTGGGTGCGCTGGTTGCTCATGCCATGGTGGGGACTTTCCTCGGCATCCTGCTGGCTTACGGCTTCATTTCACCGCTGGCATCGGTGTTGCGTCAGAAATGTGCTGAATCCACCAAGATGATGCAATGCATTAAGGTGACGTTGCTCTCCAGCCTGAATGGTTATGCGCCGCAGATTGCGGTGGAGTTTGGTCGTAAGACCCTGTATTCCACCGATCGTCCGTCGTTCCAGGAACTGGAAGAACACGTGCGCAACGCCAAGAATCCGGCTAAGCAAACCTCGGATGAAGCCTCATGA
- the flhC gene encoding flagellar transcriptional regulator FlhC, with amino-acid sequence MSEKSIVQEARDIQLAMELITLGARLQMLESETQLSRGRLIKLYKELRGSPPPKGMLPFSTDWFMTWEQNIHASMFCNAWQFLLKTGLSTGVEAVIKAYRLYLEQCPQSDEGPLLALTRAWTLVRFVESGMLELSDCKCCNGSFINHAHQPVGSFVCSLCQPPSRAVKRRKLSVESADTFPQLLDEQVKHAV; translated from the coding sequence ATGAGCGAAAAAAGTATTGTTCAGGAAGCGCGTGACATTCAGCTGGCGATGGAGCTGATTACGCTGGGCGCGCGACTGCAAATGCTGGAAAGTGAAACGCAGCTAAGCCGCGGTCGCCTGATTAAGTTGTATAAAGAATTGCGCGGTAGCCCGCCGCCGAAAGGTATGTTGCCATTCTCCACTGACTGGTTCATGACCTGGGAACAAAATATCCACGCTTCGATGTTCTGTAACGCCTGGCAGTTCCTGCTGAAAACAGGTTTGAGCACCGGTGTGGAAGCCGTGATTAAAGCGTATCGACTCTATCTTGAGCAGTGCCCACAATCAGACGAAGGCCCGCTGCTGGCGCTGACGCGCGCCTGGACGCTGGTGCGTTTCGTTGAAAGTGGCATGCTGGAACTCTCCGATTGCAAATGCTGTAACGGCAGCTTTATCAACCACGCGCACCAGCCGGTCGGCAGCTTTGTCTGCAGCCTGTGCCAGCCGCCATCACGCGCCGTAAAAAGACGTAAACTTTCTGTCGAATCTGCCGATACCTTTCCACAACTGCTGGATGAACAGGTTAAACACGCCGTTTAA
- a CDS encoding pyrroloquinoline quinone-dependent dehydrogenase has protein sequence MDIKQQGPGRRLGLSWVLNIIFALLTLATAIAIIIGGGKLLSLGGSAYYLVAGIAYIVLVVLYFKKPVTGLYFSCVIFVLTLIWSLIEVGGLNYWDLLPRLVVPALLFLLSLLVIATDKGMLSPQRRLSGGLSLVVFVALIATFIGGFFPHNTIYNPEAISTQPLTPADNDASKTGQDWRYISRNASGTRFAPLDQVNADNVKDLQVAWTYHTGRRLTGNATGVDENTPIQIGSVLYTCTPENRIAAVDADTGKQIWQFDPHAHTFEHVTCRSVGYYDYDSDETLNAEQKAAYTDTACRQRIIVSTVDARLIALDAHTGELCPNFGQNGMVNLQQGMGDTADSRRYHPSSVPVIMGHLTVFGSWVRDITEDEPSGVLRAYDVRDGSLAWAWDVGNVAGAKQGDEHYTLSTPNVWAIPTYDKDLGLVYVATGNGPPDYWGGNRNAAKEKYGSSVIALDVNTGKTKWVFQTVHHDIWDYDLPSQPVMYNMKNEQGEVVPALIQTSKMGEIFVLDRRTGKPVSKVEEKPVPTSPAAQQEHLSPTQPFSVDMPTIGLEQLNEQKMWGVSMFDQLYCRILFKSALYSGIFQPNSEKTYLEFPATMGGMNWGGVSIDETSGILYVNDIRLGMLMALKSKEAAKGQTISLNEVPQWAGTIRPQISGPYVGVRMDNFASFLQVPCQHPPFGTMTAIDLHSKKIVWQVPMGTVEDTGPLGVKTHLPMPVGMPTLGGPTTTKSGLVFFAGSQDNYLRALDSKTGKEVWKARLPVGATASPLIYQSAKTGKEYIVISAGGAAHSPDVGDFLIAYALPDKA, from the coding sequence ATGGATATTAAGCAACAGGGGCCAGGACGACGCTTGGGTTTGTCCTGGGTCCTGAACATTATTTTTGCGTTGCTCACGCTGGCAACGGCCATTGCCATTATTATTGGCGGCGGGAAACTGCTTTCTCTTGGCGGATCGGCTTATTATCTGGTGGCCGGTATCGCCTATATCGTGCTGGTGGTGCTGTATTTTAAGAAACCCGTCACCGGCCTTTATTTCTCCTGTGTCATCTTTGTACTGACCCTTATCTGGTCACTGATTGAAGTCGGTGGTCTGAATTACTGGGATCTGCTGCCGCGTCTGGTGGTGCCCGCACTGTTATTTCTGCTGAGCCTGCTGGTGATCGCCACCGATAAAGGGATGTTATCGCCGCAGCGTCGTCTTTCTGGCGGACTGAGTCTGGTGGTATTCGTGGCGCTGATCGCCACCTTTATTGGTGGATTCTTCCCGCATAACACTATTTATAACCCGGAAGCGATCTCCACCCAGCCACTGACGCCTGCAGATAACGATGCCTCAAAAACCGGCCAGGACTGGCGCTATATCAGCCGCAACGCCAGCGGGACGCGCTTTGCGCCGTTGGATCAGGTCAATGCCGATAACGTCAAAGATCTGCAGGTTGCCTGGACTTACCACACCGGCCGCCGCCTGACGGGCAATGCGACTGGCGTTGATGAAAACACGCCGATCCAGATTGGTTCCGTCCTTTATACCTGTACGCCGGAAAACCGCATTGCCGCTGTGGATGCCGATACCGGCAAACAGATCTGGCAATTCGATCCCCATGCGCACACGTTCGAGCATGTCACCTGCCGCAGCGTGGGTTACTACGATTACGACAGCGATGAAACCCTGAACGCGGAGCAGAAAGCCGCGTACACCGATACCGCCTGTCGCCAGCGTATTATTGTGTCCACGGTCGATGCGCGTCTGATCGCGCTTGATGCACACACCGGTGAGCTGTGTCCGAACTTCGGTCAAAACGGTATGGTGAATCTGCAACAGGGCATGGGCGATACCGCCGACAGCCGCCGTTATCACCCGTCGAGCGTGCCGGTGATCATGGGGCATCTGACGGTGTTTGGTTCCTGGGTGCGTGATATCACCGAAGATGAGCCGTCGGGTGTTCTGCGCGCTTATGATGTGCGCGACGGTTCGCTGGCGTGGGCATGGGATGTGGGCAACGTTGCTGGCGCGAAGCAGGGCGATGAACATTACACCCTGAGCACGCCGAACGTTTGGGCTATCCCGACTTACGATAAAGATCTTGGCCTGGTGTATGTCGCCACCGGTAACGGTCCACCGGATTACTGGGGCGGCAACCGTAACGCGGCGAAAGAGAAATACGGTTCGTCGGTGATTGCGCTGGACGTGAACACCGGTAAAACCAAATGGGTATTCCAGACGGTACATCATGATATCTGGGACTACGATTTACCCTCGCAGCCGGTGATGTACAACATGAAGAATGAGCAGGGTGAAGTGGTACCTGCGCTGATTCAGACCAGCAAAATGGGTGAAATCTTTGTGCTGGATCGCCGTACCGGTAAGCCGGTGAGTAAAGTAGAAGAGAAACCGGTACCGACCTCGCCAGCGGCGCAGCAGGAGCATCTGTCGCCCACCCAGCCGTTCTCAGTCGATATGCCGACCATCGGTCTGGAGCAATTGAACGAGCAGAAAATGTGGGGCGTCAGCATGTTTGACCAGCTCTACTGTCGCATCCTGTTCAAATCGGCGCTCTATTCCGGCATCTTCCAGCCGAACAGTGAGAAAACTTACCTGGAGTTCCCGGCTACCATGGGCGGCATGAACTGGGGTGGGGTGTCGATTGATGAAACCTCCGGCATTCTTTACGTCAACGATATCCGCCTCGGTATGCTGATGGCGCTGAAGAGTAAAGAAGCAGCAAAAGGGCAGACGATCTCACTGAACGAAGTGCCGCAGTGGGCGGGGACGATTCGTCCGCAAATCAGCGGCCCTTATGTCGGTGTGCGGATGGATAACTTTGCCTCCTTCCTGCAAGTGCCTTGTCAGCATCCACCGTTTGGTACCATGACCGCCATCGACCTGCACAGCAAAAAGATCGTCTGGCAGGTACCGATGGGAACGGTGGAAGACACTGGTCCGCTGGGGGTGAAAACCCATCTGCCGATGCCTGTTGGCATGCCTACGCTGGGCGGCCCGACCACCACCAAAAGCGGTTTAGTGTTCTTTGCTGGCAGCCAGGATAACTACCTGCGCGCCCTGGACAGCAAAACCGGGAAAGAGGTGTGGAAAGCGCGTCTGCCCGTGGGGGCAACGGCCTCACCACTGATTTATCAGTCGGCGAAAACCGGGAAAGAGTACATCGTGATTTCAGCAGGCGGTGCCGCGCACTCGCCGGACGTGGGTGATTTTCTGATTGCTTACGCCTTGCCAGACAAAGCGTAA
- the flhD gene encoding flagellar transcriptional regulator FlhD, whose protein sequence is MGTSELLKHIYDINLSYLLLAQRLINQEKASAMFRLGIDESMADALAQLTLPEMVKLAETNQLVCQFRFTDHNIINRLTQESRVDDLQQIHTGILLSSRLLRNASKDDVGTKKRAV, encoded by the coding sequence ATGGGTACATCAGAATTACTAAAACATATATATGACATCAATCTGTCATATTTACTGCTTGCGCAGCGTTTAATTAACCAGGAAAAAGCTTCAGCAATGTTTCGTCTGGGCATCGATGAATCGATGGCAGATGCATTGGCACAATTAACTTTACCTGAGATGGTAAAATTAGCGGAAACCAATCAACTGGTTTGCCAGTTCCGCTTTACTGACCACAACATTATTAATCGCCTGACTCAGGAATCCCGCGTGGATGATTTACAGCAAATCCACACCGGTATTTTATTATCCAGCCGTTTACTGCGTAACGCGTCAAAAGACGACGTTGGCACGAAAAAGAGGGCGGTATAA
- a CDS encoding ABC transporter ATP-binding protein: MKKPDYPQPNTHVTIRGLDKSFAGQPLYQDLNLDLPRGKIVSIFGPNGCGKSTLMNMIAGLIPVDRGQILFDGKTLAETNIGYVFQNYRDALFPWLSAWQNIAYPLKRQGMKAAAVKQRVAELAEMFDIRFDLQRYPYELSGGQQQTVCIMRALATGPEVMFLDEPFSALDFEMTLFIRDKLQQVQLATGVTMLIVSHDLEDAVFLADEILLLTRRPTRVAEIVPFELPRPRTAEMMSHPEFVRVKAHTLAVFKREMAS; the protein is encoded by the coding sequence ATGAAAAAACCCGATTATCCTCAGCCCAACACCCATGTGACGATTCGCGGACTCGATAAAAGTTTTGCCGGACAACCGTTGTATCAGGATCTCAACCTCGATTTACCGCGTGGGAAGATTGTTTCGATATTTGGCCCCAACGGCTGTGGTAAATCGACGCTAATGAACATGATTGCCGGATTGATTCCGGTCGATCGCGGGCAAATTTTGTTCGACGGTAAAACCCTGGCCGAGACCAATATTGGTTATGTGTTTCAGAATTACCGTGATGCGCTTTTTCCCTGGTTAAGCGCCTGGCAGAACATCGCCTATCCGTTAAAACGGCAGGGGATGAAAGCGGCGGCGGTGAAACAGCGCGTGGCAGAGTTGGCGGAGATGTTTGATATTCGCTTCGATTTGCAGCGTTATCCGTATGAGCTATCCGGGGGGCAACAGCAAACGGTCTGCATCATGCGTGCGCTGGCGACCGGACCAGAAGTGATGTTTCTGGATGAACCGTTCTCGGCGCTGGATTTTGAGATGACGCTGTTTATCCGCGATAAATTGCAGCAGGTTCAGCTGGCGACTGGCGTGACGATGTTGATTGTCTCGCATGATCTGGAAGATGCGGTATTTCTGGCGGATGAGATCCTGCTGCTAACGCGCCGCCCGACGCGTGTTGCCGAAATTGTCCCGTTTGAGCTACCCCGTCCGCGCACTGCCGAGATGATGAGCCACCCGGAGTTCGTCCGGGTAAAAGCGCATACGCTGGCGGTGTTTAAACGGGAAATGGCGAGTTAA
- the umuD gene encoding translesion error-prone DNA polymerase V autoproteolytic subunit, which translates to MKFFSPALTAKVLHLPLFLDTVPCGFPSPAADYVERKLDMNEYLVAHPNATYFVRVEGDSMRDANISEGDLLVVDSALDAKHGDIVVAAINGEFTVKRLQRVPRVQLLPMNPRYAPIIPSEEEQLEIFGVVTFIIYAAR; encoded by the coding sequence ATGAAGTTTTTCTCCCCTGCTCTCACCGCCAAAGTCCTCCACCTGCCGCTGTTTCTGGATACGGTACCCTGTGGCTTCCCTTCCCCGGCTGCTGATTATGTCGAGCGCAAACTGGATATGAATGAATATTTGGTCGCGCATCCTAACGCCACCTATTTTGTCCGGGTGGAAGGAGATTCGATGCGTGATGCCAATATCAGCGAAGGGGATTTGCTGGTGGTTGATAGCGCGCTGGACGCAAAACATGGCGACATTGTGGTGGCCGCGATCAACGGTGAATTTACGGTTAAACGGTTACAACGCGTTCCGCGCGTGCAGCTGCTGCCGATGAACCCGCGCTACGCGCCGATTATCCCGAGTGAAGAGGAACAACTGGAGATATTTGGCGTGGTGACTTTTATCATTTATGCGGCACGTTAA
- the motB gene encoding flagellar motor protein MotB yields the protein MKHGNRPIVLVKRRKHKRHEGSHGSWKIAYADFMTAMMAFFMVMWLLSIANPQQLVQIAEYFRTPLKVALTGGQRSSDSDSPIPGGGDDPTKKDGEVKKAVDMDAQKRQLDDIRLNRLREKLDQLIEADPRLKALRPHLIINMVEEGLRIQIIDSQNRPMFKTGSAEVEPYMRDILRAVAPLLNDIPNKISLAGHTDDFQYASGDRGYSNWELSADRANASRRELVLGGLDGSKMLRVVGMADTMKLKNRGGDDAVNRRISLLVLNHDTEAAIEKENAESDAVQVSDPAQIIPDITAPAVPAAPTAPATSATPAAPAATTTPAAPANPNASAVTTDHSSQPR from the coding sequence ATGAAGCATGGCAATCGCCCCATTGTGCTGGTTAAACGGCGCAAACATAAAAGGCATGAAGGAAGTCATGGCTCATGGAAGATTGCCTATGCCGACTTTATGACGGCGATGATGGCGTTCTTTATGGTGATGTGGCTGCTTTCCATCGCCAACCCGCAGCAGCTGGTACAGATTGCAGAATACTTCAGAACGCCACTCAAAGTGGCGTTGACCGGTGGTCAGCGTAGCAGCGATAGCGACAGCCCGATTCCTGGCGGCGGTGATGACCCGACGAAGAAAGACGGTGAAGTGAAAAAGGCCGTGGATATGGATGCACAGAAGCGCCAGCTGGATGATATCCGTCTGAACCGCCTGCGCGAAAAACTCGATCAACTGATCGAAGCCGATCCACGTCTGAAGGCGCTGCGTCCGCACCTGATTATCAACATGGTGGAGGAGGGGCTGCGCATCCAGATTATTGATAGCCAGAACCGCCCGATGTTTAAGACTGGCAGCGCCGAGGTGGAACCTTATATGCGCGATATCCTGCGTGCTGTTGCGCCACTGCTGAATGATATCCCGAACAAAATCAGCCTGGCGGGTCATACCGATGACTTCCAGTACGCCAGCGGCGATCGTGGCTACAGCAACTGGGAGCTTTCGGCAGATCGTGCCAACGCTTCACGCCGCGAGCTGGTCCTGGGCGGCCTTGACGGCAGCAAAATGCTGCGCGTGGTGGGCATGGCCGACACCATGAAACTGAAAAACCGCGGTGGTGACGATGCAGTAAACCGCCGCATTAGCCTGCTGGTGTTGAACCATGACACCGAAGCGGCAATTGAAAAAGAGAACGCCGAGAGCGATGCCGTTCAGGTGAGCGACCCGGCACAGATTATTCCCGATATTACCGCGCCCGCCGTTCCGGCTGCGCCGACAGCACCAGCAACGTCAGCGACACCGGCAGCGCCGGCTGCGACGACGACGCCAGCGGCTCCGGCCAATCCGAACGCCAGTGCGGTGACTACTGACCACTCCTCACAGCCGAGGTGA
- the otsA gene encoding alpha,alpha-trehalose-phosphate synthase — MSRLVVVSNRIAIPDGTKASAGGLAVGLLDALKTTGGLWFGWNGEISEISGEEEEEVSVSEYDGITYAALPLNQNDYDLYYCQFSNTVIWPAFHYRLDLVQFQREAWEGYCRVNTLLADRLKPLLQEDDILWIHDYHLLPFAAELRKQGINNRIGFFLHIPFPTPEIFNALPPHKALLEMLCDYDLLGFQTESDRVAFLDSLSQLTQLQNKGEKKHRAFGNTFMTEVYPIGIEPDSIKEMAEGELPPKMAAMKRELGDVQNIIACERLDYSKGLPERFLAYEALLEHYPQHRGKIRYSQIAPTSRGEVQAYQDIRHQLETEAGRINGKYGTLGWTPLYYLNQHFDRRLLMKIFRLTDVGLITPLRDGMNLVAKEYVAAQDPDDPGVLILSRFAGAANELTSALIVNPYDRDEVAAALDRALTMPRTERISRYNDMMTVLRQHDISHWRESFLRDLNSLPQRSADHSTAHKVATFPKLA; from the coding sequence ATGAGTCGCTTAGTAGTCGTATCTAACCGTATCGCCATTCCTGATGGGACAAAAGCCAGTGCGGGCGGTCTCGCCGTCGGTTTGCTGGATGCACTGAAAACCACCGGAGGATTGTGGTTTGGCTGGAACGGCGAGATCAGTGAGATTTCTGGCGAAGAGGAGGAGGAGGTCAGCGTCAGCGAGTATGACGGCATTACCTACGCCGCTCTGCCGCTGAATCAAAACGATTATGATCTCTATTATTGTCAGTTTTCCAATACCGTTATCTGGCCTGCCTTTCACTATCGTCTCGATTTGGTGCAATTTCAGCGCGAAGCCTGGGAAGGTTACTGCCGCGTAAACACGCTGCTGGCCGATCGCCTGAAACCGTTGTTACAGGAGGACGATATTTTATGGATTCACGATTATCACCTGCTGCCATTTGCCGCTGAGTTGCGCAAACAGGGCATTAATAATCGCATCGGATTCTTTCTGCATATCCCATTTCCGACGCCAGAGATTTTCAACGCGCTACCGCCACATAAAGCGCTGCTGGAGATGCTGTGCGACTACGACTTGCTGGGTTTCCAGACAGAATCCGATCGCGTGGCCTTTCTTGATAGCCTGAGTCAACTGACGCAGTTGCAGAATAAAGGCGAGAAGAAACATCGGGCGTTCGGCAACACTTTTATGACCGAGGTGTATCCGATCGGTATCGAACCGGACAGTATTAAAGAGATGGCGGAAGGCGAGCTGCCACCGAAAATGGCGGCAATGAAGCGTGAACTGGGGGATGTGCAAAACATCATTGCCTGCGAGCGTCTGGATTACTCCAAAGGATTACCGGAACGTTTCCTCGCTTATGAGGCGCTGCTGGAGCACTATCCACAGCATCGCGGCAAAATCCGTTATTCGCAGATTGCGCCCACTTCGCGTGGCGAGGTCCAGGCGTACCAGGATATTCGACATCAACTGGAGACGGAAGCCGGCCGCATCAACGGCAAATATGGCACCCTGGGCTGGACGCCGCTGTATTACCTCAATCAGCACTTCGACCGCCGTCTGCTGATGAAGATATTCCGGTTAACCGATGTCGGGTTAATCACGCCGTTGCGTGATGGGATGAATCTGGTCGCGAAGGAATACGTGGCCGCGCAGGACCCGGATGATCCAGGCGTGCTGATTCTGTCGCGTTTTGCCGGTGCGGCTAACGAGTTAACGTCGGCGTTGATCGTCAATCCCTACGATCGTGATGAGGTTGCGGCGGCGCTGGACCGGGCACTGACGATGCCACGTACCGAGCGTATCTCACGCTATAACGACATGATGACGGTATTACGTCAGCATGATATCTCACACTGGCGTGAGAGCTTCCTGCGAGATTTGAACTCGCTACCGCAACGCAGTGCCGATCACAGCACTGCGCATAAAGTCGCGACCTTCCCGAAGCTGGCGTAA
- the otsB gene encoding trehalose-phosphatase, whose product MTPAVHENSTLPSLSGGLYAFFFDVDGTLAAIQPQPESVSIPASVRQHLQQLSNMNHGALALVSGRPVAQLDALVAPLEVPAAGVHGAERRDASGRMHRQSLPADIAQTLQLELQETMDQWPGTQLEVKGMAFALHYRRAMEYEQAVISLAEEAVARFPELALQPGKCVVELKPQGIDKGAAIRDFMREAPFTGRIPVFVGDDLTDEKGFLAVNALGGISVKVGEGTSHARYRLSSVDAVWSWLEQLLLQSKHDNVGKESGL is encoded by the coding sequence GTGACCCCTGCGGTACATGAGAACAGCACCCTGCCGTCGCTAAGCGGCGGGTTATATGCCTTCTTTTTTGATGTCGACGGCACGCTGGCGGCGATTCAGCCTCAGCCCGAGTCGGTTTCGATTCCCGCATCGGTGCGCCAGCATCTGCAACAACTCTCCAATATGAACCATGGCGCGCTGGCGCTGGTGTCTGGTCGTCCCGTTGCGCAACTGGATGCGCTGGTTGCGCCACTGGAAGTCCCGGCAGCGGGTGTGCATGGCGCGGAACGGCGTGATGCCAGCGGCAGAATGCACCGCCAGTCACTGCCCGCCGATATTGCGCAAACGCTGCAACTGGAATTGCAGGAGACCATGGATCAATGGCCCGGCACGCAGCTGGAAGTCAAAGGCATGGCGTTTGCGCTGCATTATCGTCGGGCGATGGAGTATGAACAGGCCGTCATCAGTCTGGCTGAAGAGGCGGTGGCACGTTTTCCGGAGCTGGCGCTCCAGCCGGGAAAATGTGTGGTGGAACTGAAACCGCAGGGAATCGATAAAGGCGCGGCCATTCGCGACTTTATGCGGGAAGCGCCTTTTACCGGACGTATTCCGGTATTTGTGGGTGACGATCTGACAGATGAGAAGGGATTTCTGGCCGTTAATGCGCTGGGGGGAATTTCTGTCAAGGTCGGAGAAGGGACAAGCCATGCGCGCTATCGCCTCAGCAGCGTAGATGCGGTGTGGAGCTGGCTTGAACAATTACTATTACAATCAAAGCATGACAACGTCGGTAAGGAGTCTGGGTTATGA